A region from the Misgurnus anguillicaudatus chromosome 7, ASM2758022v2, whole genome shotgun sequence genome encodes:
- the LOC129417603 gene encoding uncharacterized protein, which translates to MTGSSARGVQWRSNIAAPAASYTRFTLPGAIEEEEEEEEEECSPEVGRQNTILSTSAHGLVTGSGARGVQQRFNISRPAASHMRLAVLEAIEEEDEELSPEAHGLMAGSGERDTLSVSSSAADQESIVSSEDSEHNTTHTMDFSSRGESDEDGDDEDFSVAAPYPVDPANDTQVEPFGSRPTPNWSFTS; encoded by the exons ATGACTGGCAGCAGTGCACGTGGTGTTCAATGGAGGTCGAACATCGCTGCACCTGCAGCCAGTTACACGAGATTTACTCTTCCTGGGGCTatagaggaggaggaggaggaggaggaggaggagtgCAGCCCAGAAG TTGGTAGACAAAACACCATCTTGTCTACCTCAGCTCATGGGCTGGTGACTGGCAGCGGTGCACGTGGTGTTCAACAGAGGTTCAACATCTCTAGACCTGCAGCCAGTCACATGAGGTTAGCCGTTCTTGAGGCGATAGAAGAGGAGGATGAGGAGTTGAGCCCAGAAG CTCATGGACTCATGGCTGGTAGCGGAGAACGAGacactctgtctgtctcttcaTCTGCAGCTGATCAAGAGTCTATTGTGTCTTCTGAGGATTcagaacacaacacaacacacacaatgG attttagcaGTCGAGGAGAATCTGATGAAGATGGAGATGATGAAGATTTCTCAGTAGCAGCACCTTATCCTGTTGACCCTGCTAATGACACACAAGTTGAACCATTTGGATCAAGACCAACTCCTAATT GGTCTTTCACTTCTTGA